In the genome of Nycticebus coucang isolate mNycCou1 chromosome 12, mNycCou1.pri, whole genome shotgun sequence, one region contains:
- the LOC128561070 gene encoding 60S ribosomal protein L18a-like produces the protein MKDPRNEMVSGFTKKHFLLAVVVSVEGSLGRPLAPEYKVGGALPADPQVHTPPLYRMQIFAPNHAVAKSRFWYFVSQLKKKSWRGGGGRGTVYCGQVFEKCPLAVKNLGIWLRSRTHSMYREYQDLTTAGAVTRCYRDMGARHRARAHSIQIMKVEEIAASKCLRPAVQQFHDSKIKFPLPHRVLHCQHSPRFTTKRPNTFFKGQSLLAHLCPNKFNIPGYKKKKDLRNVMFP, from the coding sequence ATGAAAGACCCCAGGAATGAAATGGTGAGCGGCTTCACCAAAAAGCACTTCCTTTTGGCGGTGGTGGTGAGTGTGGAGGGGTCGCTAGGAAGGCCCCTGGCACCAGAGTACAAGGTGGGGGGGGCGCTGCCTGCCGACCCCCAAGTGCACACGCCGCCTCTCTACCGTATGCAGATCTTTGCACCTAACCATGCTGTGGCCAAGTCCCGCTTTTGGTACTTTGTATCTCAGCTAAAGAAGAAGtcttggcggggggggggggggagggggactgTCTACTGTGGGCAGGTGTTTGAGAAATGCCCCCTGGCGGTGAAGAACTTAGGCATCTGGCTTCGCAGCAGAACCCACAGCATGTACCGGGAATACCAAGACCTGACCACCGCAGGCGCTGTCACCAGGTGCTATCGGGACATGGGTGCCCGGCACCGTGCCCGGGCCCACTCAATCCAGATCATGAAGGTGGAGGAGATTGCAGCCAGCAAGTGCCTGCGGCCGGCAGTCCAGCAGTTCCACGACTCCAAGATTAAGTTCCCACTGCCCCATCGGGTCCTACATTGTCAGCACAGTCCACGCTTCACCACCAAGAGGCCCAACACCTTCTTCAAGGGACAGAGCCTTCTTGCCCATCTCTGTCCAAATAAATTCAATATACccggatataaaaaaaaaaaagatctgaggAATGTCATGTTTCCTTGa